The window tttaaatggtataaCAACTTCTTGTCTGGTCAAGACATCTGTGAGGCTTCTGATACATGGGGAGGGCTGAGCTCAAGACCTTTCTCAGCCACATTACAGATATATGGTTTTTCACCGAAGTGGATTGTCTGATGTTGAAGAAGAGCTGAGCTCTGATGAAAGCTTTTATCACAGACACTGTACTTATAATGCAACTCCTCTGTCTGAGTTCTCATTTTCTGTTGGGCAATGAAGTCCATGCCTAGGAGGAAGCCACTGTCACATGCAGACCACTGATGTGGTTTCTCTTCCATGTGAATTCTTTGATGCACAATAAGGTCTGAACTACAGCTGAAGCTCTTCTCATATTCAAGGCATTTAAAAGTGTGAGTGTGAGTTGCCTGGTGCCTGATGAGGTTGGCACTCCGGGTAAAACTTCTCATACATTCCAAGCATTTATACGGCTTCTCACCTGTGTGGACTCTCTGGTGTACAATAAGGTCTGATTTCTGGCCAAAGCGTTTCTCACAGGCACCACACTTATAGGGCTTCTCCCCAGTATGTACTCTTTTATGAACAATGAAGGCTGACCGGTGTCGGTAACTTTTCTCACACTTATTACATTTGTAGGGTCTTTCACCAGTGTGAGTTCTCTGGTGGCTAATAAGATTGGATTTCCCACtaaaagctttttcacactccAGACACTTAAATGGTTTCTCACCCGTGTGAGTTCTTTGATGCCTTATGAGGTTTGTGCTTCGGCTGAAGCATTTATCACACTCACTACACAGATATGGTTTCTCACCTGTATGGCTTCGCTGGTGGACAAGCAGATCAGAGCTCTGACCAAAATTCTTGCCACAGATATCACATGTATAGAATTTTTTACCTGCATGCATTCTCTGGTGTCCTGAAAGGGCTAAGTGGTGCCAAAAGCTCTTCTCACATTTgctacatttataaggtttctcatAACTGTGGATCCTCTGATGTGAAATAAGATCTGAGCTTTGGATAAAGGTTTTCTCACACATATCACATCTATAAGGTTTCTCCCCAGTGTGGGTTCTCTCACACATAATAAGAGCTAAGTTTTCACAAAAGTTTTGCTCACATTCAAGGCACTCGTATATCTGATCATCTGTTTGAGTAATCTCATGCACatgaataaaaatctttttaccCTTCTGAGGGCATAcatgatatattttccttttttgagttCTCTGATTATATCTCTCTTCTGAAGTGTACATTTTCTATGACTCTCTCCTAGGGAGTTTTCCACTGGTCTTCCTGACCCATCATTTTCTTCACAGTCATTTTCTCGATAAGAACTTGAAAGATACATCTGTCTTAGGCCTTTCAGACATGAGCAGTTCCTCTTTACAAGTTTCCAGCATCACATGCACTCATTCCTTATGTGGTATTTACAACCCATAACAAGAAAGACTCAAGACTGTCTTCCTTTTGGCTCCAAAAGGTCTCCAGTCCATAGTTATTAACCGTACTCAATTCTTGCCTCTCCTGGGAGGCTGACGAGAGCCAGGAGCATCCTTCTTTGCGCGGCTCGGCGAGGGCAGCTGGGGCCAGGCCATCCAGTGTGCGATTTAAGGGCCAACAAGGCCAGCTAGCTTCCCGAGCCCTTTCAGCCTGGCTGGGAAGCCAGAAGTACTTCTAAGTAGGTGATTCATTAGTGTAGActgagttgagaaccactgggttcTATTTTACTTACTAAGATACCAGGGAATTCTATAATTCTAtaattccttttaatttctattaatctctagctgctgctgctgctgctaagtcacttcagttgtgtctgactgtgcaatcccatagacggcagtccatgaggctcccccgtccctgggactctccaggcaagaacactggagtgggtcgccatttccttttccaatgtatgaaagtgaaaagtgaaagtgaagtcgctgagtcttgtctgactcttagcgaccccatggactgcagcctaccaggctcctccatccatgggattttccaggcaagagtgctggagtggggtgccattgccttctccaatctctaGCTACCTCCTTTCTTTTACCCCAGCCTCTTTCCACTTTAGATGCCTGTCTCCTGTTTGGTATTTTATACCATAGAAGCATCTAATTGCTTTTGGAAGCGAGAACTACCCAATATTTACCTATGAACCAGCACTGCCCTGTTGACGTTACCCTACCTAGACATGTAGAGTGCACTAGGCCACTGGAAGATAGGTCTAGAGTTAAGAGATGGCACTGACCACAGAACCCATGGAGATGCTGAGTCTCCCCGACAAGACCAAGCTGGTAGACAGGGCACTAAGAGGATTACATATGTAAAGACAAGCTCATTATCTTTAGGGTGGCAGCTGTGTAGAAGAATTGCTTCTCTGTGTAACAGCAGGCTTTTTATCTGACTTATCAAGTTCTAACTTTGTAGTCTATTTTAATTAAACTgttaatggggggaaaaaaggtagACCAAAGAAGCAAGTAAATT is drawn from Bos indicus isolate NIAB-ARS_2022 breed Sahiwal x Tharparkar chromosome 26, NIAB-ARS_B.indTharparkar_mat_pri_1.0, whole genome shotgun sequence and contains these coding sequences:
- the LOC109553218 gene encoding zinc finger protein 322-like; translated protein: MYTSEERYNQRTQKRKIYHVCPQKGKKIFIHVHEITQTDDQIYECLECEQNFCENLALIMCERTHTGEKPYRCDMCEKTFIQSSDLISHQRIHSYEKPYKCSKCEKSFWHHLALSGHQRMHAGKKFYTCDICGKNFGQSSDLLVHQRSHTGEKPYLCSECDKCFSRSTNLIRHQRTHTGEKPFKCLECEKAFSGKSNLISHQRTHTGERPYKCNKCEKSYRHRSAFIVHKRVHTGEKPYKCGACEKRFGQKSDLIVHQRVHTGEKPYKCLECMRSFTRSANLIRHQATHTHTFKCLEYEKSFSCSSDLIVHQRIHMEEKPHQWSACDSGFLLGMDFIAQQKMRTQTEELHYKYSVCDKSFHQSSALLQHQTIHFGEKPYICNVAEKGLELSPPHVSEASQMS